A portion of the Ricinus communis isolate WT05 ecotype wild-type chromosome 10, ASM1957865v1, whole genome shotgun sequence genome contains these proteins:
- the LOC8258630 gene encoding casein kinase 1-like protein 10 isoform X6, which translates to MDHIVGGKFKMGRKIGGGSFGELFLGVNVQNGEEVGIKLEPARTKHPQLHYESKIYMLLQGGTGVPHLKWFGVEGEYNIMVIDLLGPSLEDLFNYCNRKFSLKTVLMLADQLINRVEYMHSRGFLHRDIKPDNFLMGLGRKANQVYIIDYGLAKKYRDLQTHKHIPYRENKNLTGTARYASVNTHLGVEQSRRDDLESLGYVLMYFLRGSLPWQGLKAGTKKQKYDKISEKKMLTPVEVLCKSYPSEFISYFHYCRSLRFEDKPDYSYLKRLFRDLFVREGYQFDYVFDWTILKYPQIGSSSRQRQSSGKTGLKPRQSFEQTEKAPAEVM; encoded by the exons ATGGATCATATAGTTGGGGGCAAATTCAAAATGGGGCGAAAGATCGGCGGTGGATCCTTTGGAGAATTGTTCCTTG GGGTTAATGTACAGAATGGAGAAGAAGTTGGTATAAAGCTG gaACCTGCAAGGACCAAGCATCCCCAGCTTCAttatgaatctaaaatttacatGCTTCTTCAAGGAGGAA CGGGAGTTCCTCATCTCAAGTGGTTTGGTGTCGAGGGTGAGTACAATATCATGGTTATTGATCTTTTAGGCCCGAGTCTTGAAGACTTGTTCAATTATTGCAATCGGAAGTTCTCCTTGAAAACAGTGTTGATGCTTGCAGATCAATTg ATTAACAGAGTCGAGTATATGCACTCAAGGGGTTTTCTTCACCGTGATATAAAGCCTGACAACTTTCTAATGGGTTTAGGACGCAAAGCCAATCAG GTTTACATCATCGATTATGGTCTTGCGAAAAAGTACAGGGATCTtcaaactcataaacatataCCATACCG GGAAAATAAGAATCTGACAGGCACTGCTCGATATGCTAGCGTGAACACTCATCTTGGCGTTG AACAAAGCAGAAGAGATGACTTGGAATCTCTTGGTTATGTACTCATGTATTTCCTAAGGGGAAG CCTTCCCTGGCAGGGCCTTAAAGCAGGGACGAAAAAGcagaaatatgataaaatcaGTGAAAAGAAGATGTTAACTCCTGTTGAG GTTCTTTGCAAGTCATATCCATCAGAATTTATATCATACTTCCATTATTGTCGATCATTGCGATTTGAAGACAAGCCAGATTATTCCTATCTGAAAAGGCTTTTCCGTGACTTATTTGTTAGAGAAG GCTATCAGTTCGACTATGTTTTTGACTGGACTATATTAAAGTATCCTCAGATTGGTTCCAGTTCCAGACAACGG CAGTCTAGTGGGAAAACTGGTTTAAAACCTCGGCAATCTTTTGAACAAACAGAAAAGGCCCCAG CTGAAGTAATGTAG
- the LOC8258630 gene encoding casein kinase 1-like protein 10 isoform X1 gives MDHIVGGKFKMGRKIGGGSFGELFLGVNVQNGEEVGIKLEPARTKHPQLHYESKIYMLLQGGTGVPHLKWFGVEGEYNIMVIDLLGPSLEDLFNYCNRKFSLKTVLMLADQLINRVEYMHSRGFLHRDIKPDNFLMGLGRKANQVYIIDYGLAKKYRDLQTHKHIPYRENKNLTGTARYASVNTHLGVEQSRRDDLESLGYVLMYFLRGSLPWQGLKAGTKKQKYDKISEKKMLTPVEVLCKSYPSEFISYFHYCRSLRFEDKPDYSYLKRLFRDLFVREGYQFDYVFDWTILKYPQIGSSSRQRQSSGKTGLKPRQSFEQTEKAPVVGNEIRDRSSGALEAFSRRLASGVGQHGDRMKHRTSEDASSSKDARPSSERGRISRNGSVSKKAVASSSRLSSTVAGSESRSSWLFSNSSRLSTTHRIHSGAESKISHGTGARDTHDDQLRSFEHLAIGTDKSRR, from the exons ATGGATCATATAGTTGGGGGCAAATTCAAAATGGGGCGAAAGATCGGCGGTGGATCCTTTGGAGAATTGTTCCTTG GGGTTAATGTACAGAATGGAGAAGAAGTTGGTATAAAGCTG gaACCTGCAAGGACCAAGCATCCCCAGCTTCAttatgaatctaaaatttacatGCTTCTTCAAGGAGGAA CGGGAGTTCCTCATCTCAAGTGGTTTGGTGTCGAGGGTGAGTACAATATCATGGTTATTGATCTTTTAGGCCCGAGTCTTGAAGACTTGTTCAATTATTGCAATCGGAAGTTCTCCTTGAAAACAGTGTTGATGCTTGCAGATCAATTg ATTAACAGAGTCGAGTATATGCACTCAAGGGGTTTTCTTCACCGTGATATAAAGCCTGACAACTTTCTAATGGGTTTAGGACGCAAAGCCAATCAG GTTTACATCATCGATTATGGTCTTGCGAAAAAGTACAGGGATCTtcaaactcataaacatataCCATACCG GGAAAATAAGAATCTGACAGGCACTGCTCGATATGCTAGCGTGAACACTCATCTTGGCGTTG AACAAAGCAGAAGAGATGACTTGGAATCTCTTGGTTATGTACTCATGTATTTCCTAAGGGGAAG CCTTCCCTGGCAGGGCCTTAAAGCAGGGACGAAAAAGcagaaatatgataaaatcaGTGAAAAGAAGATGTTAACTCCTGTTGAG GTTCTTTGCAAGTCATATCCATCAGAATTTATATCATACTTCCATTATTGTCGATCATTGCGATTTGAAGACAAGCCAGATTATTCCTATCTGAAAAGGCTTTTCCGTGACTTATTTGTTAGAGAAG GCTATCAGTTCGACTATGTTTTTGACTGGACTATATTAAAGTATCCTCAGATTGGTTCCAGTTCCAGACAACGG CAGTCTAGTGGGAAAACTGGTTTAAAACCTCGGCAATCTTTTGAACAAACAGAAAAGGCCCCAG tAGTAGGAAATGAGATTCGAGATAGGTCTTCGGGGGCACTTGAAGCATTCAGTAGAAGACTTGCTTCTGGTGTCGGACAGCATGGTGATCGCATGAAGCACAGGACATCAGAGGATGCATCATCATCTAAAGATGCA CGACCTAGTTCAGAAAGAGGCCGCATCTCTCGCAATGGCAGCGTGTCAAAGAAGGCTGTTGCTTCAAGCAGCAGGCTAAGCTCCACTGTAGCAGGCAGTGAGAGTCGATCGAGCTGGCTGTTCTCAAACAGCAGTCGTCTGTCTACCACCCACAGAATCCATTCTGGGGCTGAGTCCAAAATCTCCCATGGTACTGGCGCAAGAGACACTCATGACGATCAACTACGAAGCTTTGAGCACCTTGCCATTGGCACAGACAAGAGCAGGCGATGA
- the LOC8258630 gene encoding casein kinase 1-like protein 10 isoform X4, with protein MDHIVGGKFKMGRKIGGGSFGELFLGVNVQNGEEVGIKLEPARTKHPQLHYESKIYMLLQGGTGVPHLKWFGVEGEYNIMVIDLLGPSLEDLFNYCNRKFSLKTVLMLADQLINRVEYMHSRGFLHRDIKPDNFLMGLGRKANQVYIIDYGLAKKYRDLQTHKHIPYRENKNLTGTARYASVNTHLGVEQSRRDDLESLGYVLMYFLRGSLPWQGLKAGTKKQKYDKISEKKMLTPVEVLCKSYPSEFISYFHYCRSLRFEDKPDYSYLKRLFRDLFVREGYQFDYVFDWTILKYPQIGSSSRQRSSGKTGLKPRQSFEQTEKAPVGNEIRDRSSGALEAFSRRLASGVGQHGDRMKHRTSEDASSSKDARPSSERGRISRNGSVSKKAVASSSRLSSTVAGSESRSSWLFSNSSRLSTTHRIHSGAESKISHGTGARDTHDDQLRSFEHLAIGTDKSRR; from the exons ATGGATCATATAGTTGGGGGCAAATTCAAAATGGGGCGAAAGATCGGCGGTGGATCCTTTGGAGAATTGTTCCTTG GGGTTAATGTACAGAATGGAGAAGAAGTTGGTATAAAGCTG gaACCTGCAAGGACCAAGCATCCCCAGCTTCAttatgaatctaaaatttacatGCTTCTTCAAGGAGGAA CGGGAGTTCCTCATCTCAAGTGGTTTGGTGTCGAGGGTGAGTACAATATCATGGTTATTGATCTTTTAGGCCCGAGTCTTGAAGACTTGTTCAATTATTGCAATCGGAAGTTCTCCTTGAAAACAGTGTTGATGCTTGCAGATCAATTg ATTAACAGAGTCGAGTATATGCACTCAAGGGGTTTTCTTCACCGTGATATAAAGCCTGACAACTTTCTAATGGGTTTAGGACGCAAAGCCAATCAG GTTTACATCATCGATTATGGTCTTGCGAAAAAGTACAGGGATCTtcaaactcataaacatataCCATACCG GGAAAATAAGAATCTGACAGGCACTGCTCGATATGCTAGCGTGAACACTCATCTTGGCGTTG AACAAAGCAGAAGAGATGACTTGGAATCTCTTGGTTATGTACTCATGTATTTCCTAAGGGGAAG CCTTCCCTGGCAGGGCCTTAAAGCAGGGACGAAAAAGcagaaatatgataaaatcaGTGAAAAGAAGATGTTAACTCCTGTTGAG GTTCTTTGCAAGTCATATCCATCAGAATTTATATCATACTTCCATTATTGTCGATCATTGCGATTTGAAGACAAGCCAGATTATTCCTATCTGAAAAGGCTTTTCCGTGACTTATTTGTTAGAGAAG GCTATCAGTTCGACTATGTTTTTGACTGGACTATATTAAAGTATCCTCAGATTGGTTCCAGTTCCAGACAACGG TCTAGTGGGAAAACTGGTTTAAAACCTCGGCAATCTTTTGAACAAACAGAAAAGGCCCCAG TAGGAAATGAGATTCGAGATAGGTCTTCGGGGGCACTTGAAGCATTCAGTAGAAGACTTGCTTCTGGTGTCGGACAGCATGGTGATCGCATGAAGCACAGGACATCAGAGGATGCATCATCATCTAAAGATGCA CGACCTAGTTCAGAAAGAGGCCGCATCTCTCGCAATGGCAGCGTGTCAAAGAAGGCTGTTGCTTCAAGCAGCAGGCTAAGCTCCACTGTAGCAGGCAGTGAGAGTCGATCGAGCTGGCTGTTCTCAAACAGCAGTCGTCTGTCTACCACCCACAGAATCCATTCTGGGGCTGAGTCCAAAATCTCCCATGGTACTGGCGCAAGAGACACTCATGACGATCAACTACGAAGCTTTGAGCACCTTGCCATTGGCACAGACAAGAGCAGGCGATGA
- the LOC8258630 gene encoding casein kinase 1-like protein 10 isoform X2 produces MDHIVGGKFKMGRKIGGGSFGELFLGVNVQNGEEVGIKLEPARTKHPQLHYESKIYMLLQGGTGVPHLKWFGVEGEYNIMVIDLLGPSLEDLFNYCNRKFSLKTVLMLADQLINRVEYMHSRGFLHRDIKPDNFLMGLGRKANQVYIIDYGLAKKYRDLQTHKHIPYRENKNLTGTARYASVNTHLGVEQSRRDDLESLGYVLMYFLRGSLPWQGLKAGTKKQKYDKISEKKMLTPVEVLCKSYPSEFISYFHYCRSLRFEDKPDYSYLKRLFRDLFVREGYQFDYVFDWTILKYPQIGSSSRQRSSGKTGLKPRQSFEQTEKAPVVGNEIRDRSSGALEAFSRRLASGVGQHGDRMKHRTSEDASSSKDARPSSERGRISRNGSVSKKAVASSSRLSSTVAGSESRSSWLFSNSSRLSTTHRIHSGAESKISHGTGARDTHDDQLRSFEHLAIGTDKSRR; encoded by the exons ATGGATCATATAGTTGGGGGCAAATTCAAAATGGGGCGAAAGATCGGCGGTGGATCCTTTGGAGAATTGTTCCTTG GGGTTAATGTACAGAATGGAGAAGAAGTTGGTATAAAGCTG gaACCTGCAAGGACCAAGCATCCCCAGCTTCAttatgaatctaaaatttacatGCTTCTTCAAGGAGGAA CGGGAGTTCCTCATCTCAAGTGGTTTGGTGTCGAGGGTGAGTACAATATCATGGTTATTGATCTTTTAGGCCCGAGTCTTGAAGACTTGTTCAATTATTGCAATCGGAAGTTCTCCTTGAAAACAGTGTTGATGCTTGCAGATCAATTg ATTAACAGAGTCGAGTATATGCACTCAAGGGGTTTTCTTCACCGTGATATAAAGCCTGACAACTTTCTAATGGGTTTAGGACGCAAAGCCAATCAG GTTTACATCATCGATTATGGTCTTGCGAAAAAGTACAGGGATCTtcaaactcataaacatataCCATACCG GGAAAATAAGAATCTGACAGGCACTGCTCGATATGCTAGCGTGAACACTCATCTTGGCGTTG AACAAAGCAGAAGAGATGACTTGGAATCTCTTGGTTATGTACTCATGTATTTCCTAAGGGGAAG CCTTCCCTGGCAGGGCCTTAAAGCAGGGACGAAAAAGcagaaatatgataaaatcaGTGAAAAGAAGATGTTAACTCCTGTTGAG GTTCTTTGCAAGTCATATCCATCAGAATTTATATCATACTTCCATTATTGTCGATCATTGCGATTTGAAGACAAGCCAGATTATTCCTATCTGAAAAGGCTTTTCCGTGACTTATTTGTTAGAGAAG GCTATCAGTTCGACTATGTTTTTGACTGGACTATATTAAAGTATCCTCAGATTGGTTCCAGTTCCAGACAACGG TCTAGTGGGAAAACTGGTTTAAAACCTCGGCAATCTTTTGAACAAACAGAAAAGGCCCCAG tAGTAGGAAATGAGATTCGAGATAGGTCTTCGGGGGCACTTGAAGCATTCAGTAGAAGACTTGCTTCTGGTGTCGGACAGCATGGTGATCGCATGAAGCACAGGACATCAGAGGATGCATCATCATCTAAAGATGCA CGACCTAGTTCAGAAAGAGGCCGCATCTCTCGCAATGGCAGCGTGTCAAAGAAGGCTGTTGCTTCAAGCAGCAGGCTAAGCTCCACTGTAGCAGGCAGTGAGAGTCGATCGAGCTGGCTGTTCTCAAACAGCAGTCGTCTGTCTACCACCCACAGAATCCATTCTGGGGCTGAGTCCAAAATCTCCCATGGTACTGGCGCAAGAGACACTCATGACGATCAACTACGAAGCTTTGAGCACCTTGCCATTGGCACAGACAAGAGCAGGCGATGA
- the LOC8258630 gene encoding casein kinase 1-like protein 10 isoform X5 encodes MDHIVGGKFKMGRKIGGGSFGELFLGVNVQNGEEVGIKLEPARTKHPQLHYESKIYMLLQGGTGVPHLKWFGVEGEYNIMVIDLLGPSLEDLFNYCNRKFSLKTVLMLADQLINRVEYMHSRGFLHRDIKPDNFLMGLGRKANQVYIIDYGLAKKYRDLQTHKHIPYRENKNLTGTARYASVNTHLGVEQSRRDDLESLGYVLMYFLRGSLPWQGLKAGTKKQKYDKISEKKMLTPVEVLCKSYPSEFISYFHYCRSLRFEDKPDYSYLKRLFRDLFVREGYQFDYVFDWTILKYPQIGSSSRQRQSSGKTGLKPRQSFEQTEKAPVVGNEIRDRSSGALEAFSRRLASGVGQHGDRMKHRTSEDASSSKDAVTT; translated from the exons ATGGATCATATAGTTGGGGGCAAATTCAAAATGGGGCGAAAGATCGGCGGTGGATCCTTTGGAGAATTGTTCCTTG GGGTTAATGTACAGAATGGAGAAGAAGTTGGTATAAAGCTG gaACCTGCAAGGACCAAGCATCCCCAGCTTCAttatgaatctaaaatttacatGCTTCTTCAAGGAGGAA CGGGAGTTCCTCATCTCAAGTGGTTTGGTGTCGAGGGTGAGTACAATATCATGGTTATTGATCTTTTAGGCCCGAGTCTTGAAGACTTGTTCAATTATTGCAATCGGAAGTTCTCCTTGAAAACAGTGTTGATGCTTGCAGATCAATTg ATTAACAGAGTCGAGTATATGCACTCAAGGGGTTTTCTTCACCGTGATATAAAGCCTGACAACTTTCTAATGGGTTTAGGACGCAAAGCCAATCAG GTTTACATCATCGATTATGGTCTTGCGAAAAAGTACAGGGATCTtcaaactcataaacatataCCATACCG GGAAAATAAGAATCTGACAGGCACTGCTCGATATGCTAGCGTGAACACTCATCTTGGCGTTG AACAAAGCAGAAGAGATGACTTGGAATCTCTTGGTTATGTACTCATGTATTTCCTAAGGGGAAG CCTTCCCTGGCAGGGCCTTAAAGCAGGGACGAAAAAGcagaaatatgataaaatcaGTGAAAAGAAGATGTTAACTCCTGTTGAG GTTCTTTGCAAGTCATATCCATCAGAATTTATATCATACTTCCATTATTGTCGATCATTGCGATTTGAAGACAAGCCAGATTATTCCTATCTGAAAAGGCTTTTCCGTGACTTATTTGTTAGAGAAG GCTATCAGTTCGACTATGTTTTTGACTGGACTATATTAAAGTATCCTCAGATTGGTTCCAGTTCCAGACAACGG CAGTCTAGTGGGAAAACTGGTTTAAAACCTCGGCAATCTTTTGAACAAACAGAAAAGGCCCCAG tAGTAGGAAATGAGATTCGAGATAGGTCTTCGGGGGCACTTGAAGCATTCAGTAGAAGACTTGCTTCTGGTGTCGGACAGCATGGTGATCGCATGAAGCACAGGACATCAGAGGATGCATCATCATCTAAAGATGCAGTAA CGACCTAG
- the LOC8258630 gene encoding casein kinase 1-like protein 10 isoform X3 yields the protein MDHIVGGKFKMGRKIGGGSFGELFLGVNVQNGEEVGIKLEPARTKHPQLHYESKIYMLLQGGTGVPHLKWFGVEGEYNIMVIDLLGPSLEDLFNYCNRKFSLKTVLMLADQLINRVEYMHSRGFLHRDIKPDNFLMGLGRKANQVYIIDYGLAKKYRDLQTHKHIPYRENKNLTGTARYASVNTHLGVEQSRRDDLESLGYVLMYFLRGSLPWQGLKAGTKKQKYDKISEKKMLTPVEVLCKSYPSEFISYFHYCRSLRFEDKPDYSYLKRLFRDLFVREGYQFDYVFDWTILKYPQIGSSSRQRQSSGKTGLKPRQSFEQTEKAPVGNEIRDRSSGALEAFSRRLASGVGQHGDRMKHRTSEDASSSKDARPSSERGRISRNGSVSKKAVASSSRLSSTVAGSESRSSWLFSNSSRLSTTHRIHSGAESKISHGTGARDTHDDQLRSFEHLAIGTDKSRR from the exons ATGGATCATATAGTTGGGGGCAAATTCAAAATGGGGCGAAAGATCGGCGGTGGATCCTTTGGAGAATTGTTCCTTG GGGTTAATGTACAGAATGGAGAAGAAGTTGGTATAAAGCTG gaACCTGCAAGGACCAAGCATCCCCAGCTTCAttatgaatctaaaatttacatGCTTCTTCAAGGAGGAA CGGGAGTTCCTCATCTCAAGTGGTTTGGTGTCGAGGGTGAGTACAATATCATGGTTATTGATCTTTTAGGCCCGAGTCTTGAAGACTTGTTCAATTATTGCAATCGGAAGTTCTCCTTGAAAACAGTGTTGATGCTTGCAGATCAATTg ATTAACAGAGTCGAGTATATGCACTCAAGGGGTTTTCTTCACCGTGATATAAAGCCTGACAACTTTCTAATGGGTTTAGGACGCAAAGCCAATCAG GTTTACATCATCGATTATGGTCTTGCGAAAAAGTACAGGGATCTtcaaactcataaacatataCCATACCG GGAAAATAAGAATCTGACAGGCACTGCTCGATATGCTAGCGTGAACACTCATCTTGGCGTTG AACAAAGCAGAAGAGATGACTTGGAATCTCTTGGTTATGTACTCATGTATTTCCTAAGGGGAAG CCTTCCCTGGCAGGGCCTTAAAGCAGGGACGAAAAAGcagaaatatgataaaatcaGTGAAAAGAAGATGTTAACTCCTGTTGAG GTTCTTTGCAAGTCATATCCATCAGAATTTATATCATACTTCCATTATTGTCGATCATTGCGATTTGAAGACAAGCCAGATTATTCCTATCTGAAAAGGCTTTTCCGTGACTTATTTGTTAGAGAAG GCTATCAGTTCGACTATGTTTTTGACTGGACTATATTAAAGTATCCTCAGATTGGTTCCAGTTCCAGACAACGG CAGTCTAGTGGGAAAACTGGTTTAAAACCTCGGCAATCTTTTGAACAAACAGAAAAGGCCCCAG TAGGAAATGAGATTCGAGATAGGTCTTCGGGGGCACTTGAAGCATTCAGTAGAAGACTTGCTTCTGGTGTCGGACAGCATGGTGATCGCATGAAGCACAGGACATCAGAGGATGCATCATCATCTAAAGATGCA CGACCTAGTTCAGAAAGAGGCCGCATCTCTCGCAATGGCAGCGTGTCAAAGAAGGCTGTTGCTTCAAGCAGCAGGCTAAGCTCCACTGTAGCAGGCAGTGAGAGTCGATCGAGCTGGCTGTTCTCAAACAGCAGTCGTCTGTCTACCACCCACAGAATCCATTCTGGGGCTGAGTCCAAAATCTCCCATGGTACTGGCGCAAGAGACACTCATGACGATCAACTACGAAGCTTTGAGCACCTTGCCATTGGCACAGACAAGAGCAGGCGATGA
- the LOC8258630 gene encoding casein kinase 1-like protein 10 isoform X8, with translation MDHIVGGKFKMGRKIGGGSFGELFLGVNVQNGEEVGIKLEPARTKHPQLHYESKIYMLLQGGTGVPHLKWFGVEGEYNIMVIDLLGPSLEDLFNYCNRKFSLKTVLMLADQLINRVEYMHSRGFLHRDIKPDNFLMGLGRKANQVYIIDYGLAKKYRDLQTHKHIPYRENKNLTGTARYASVNTHLGVEQSRRDDLESLGYVLMYFLRGSLPWQGLKAGTKKQKYDKISEKKMLTPVEVLCKSYPSEFISYFHYCRSLRFEDKPDYSYLKRLFRDLFVREGYQFDYVFDWTILKYPQIGSSSRQR, from the exons ATGGATCATATAGTTGGGGGCAAATTCAAAATGGGGCGAAAGATCGGCGGTGGATCCTTTGGAGAATTGTTCCTTG GGGTTAATGTACAGAATGGAGAAGAAGTTGGTATAAAGCTG gaACCTGCAAGGACCAAGCATCCCCAGCTTCAttatgaatctaaaatttacatGCTTCTTCAAGGAGGAA CGGGAGTTCCTCATCTCAAGTGGTTTGGTGTCGAGGGTGAGTACAATATCATGGTTATTGATCTTTTAGGCCCGAGTCTTGAAGACTTGTTCAATTATTGCAATCGGAAGTTCTCCTTGAAAACAGTGTTGATGCTTGCAGATCAATTg ATTAACAGAGTCGAGTATATGCACTCAAGGGGTTTTCTTCACCGTGATATAAAGCCTGACAACTTTCTAATGGGTTTAGGACGCAAAGCCAATCAG GTTTACATCATCGATTATGGTCTTGCGAAAAAGTACAGGGATCTtcaaactcataaacatataCCATACCG GGAAAATAAGAATCTGACAGGCACTGCTCGATATGCTAGCGTGAACACTCATCTTGGCGTTG AACAAAGCAGAAGAGATGACTTGGAATCTCTTGGTTATGTACTCATGTATTTCCTAAGGGGAAG CCTTCCCTGGCAGGGCCTTAAAGCAGGGACGAAAAAGcagaaatatgataaaatcaGTGAAAAGAAGATGTTAACTCCTGTTGAG GTTCTTTGCAAGTCATATCCATCAGAATTTATATCATACTTCCATTATTGTCGATCATTGCGATTTGAAGACAAGCCAGATTATTCCTATCTGAAAAGGCTTTTCCGTGACTTATTTGTTAGAGAAG GCTATCAGTTCGACTATGTTTTTGACTGGACTATATTAAAGTATCCTCAGATTGGTTCCAGTTCCAGACAACGG tAG
- the LOC8258630 gene encoding casein kinase 1-like protein 10 isoform X9: protein MDHIVGGKFKMGRKIGGGSFGELFLGVNVQNGEEVGIKLEPARTKHPQLHYESKIYMLLQGGTGVPHLKWFGVEGEYNIMVIDLLGPSLEDLFNYCNRKFSLKTVLMLADQLINRVEYMHSRGFLHRDIKPDNFLMGLGRKANQVYIIDYGLAKKYRDLQTHKHIPYRENKNLTGTARYASVNTHLGVEQSRRDDLESLGYVLMYFLRGSLPWQGLKAGTKKQKYDKISEKKMLTPVEVLCKSYPSEFISYFHYCRSLRFEDKPDYSYLKRLFRDLFVREGYQFDYVFDWTILKYPQIGSSSRQR from the exons ATGGATCATATAGTTGGGGGCAAATTCAAAATGGGGCGAAAGATCGGCGGTGGATCCTTTGGAGAATTGTTCCTTG GGGTTAATGTACAGAATGGAGAAGAAGTTGGTATAAAGCTG gaACCTGCAAGGACCAAGCATCCCCAGCTTCAttatgaatctaaaatttacatGCTTCTTCAAGGAGGAA CGGGAGTTCCTCATCTCAAGTGGTTTGGTGTCGAGGGTGAGTACAATATCATGGTTATTGATCTTTTAGGCCCGAGTCTTGAAGACTTGTTCAATTATTGCAATCGGAAGTTCTCCTTGAAAACAGTGTTGATGCTTGCAGATCAATTg ATTAACAGAGTCGAGTATATGCACTCAAGGGGTTTTCTTCACCGTGATATAAAGCCTGACAACTTTCTAATGGGTTTAGGACGCAAAGCCAATCAG GTTTACATCATCGATTATGGTCTTGCGAAAAAGTACAGGGATCTtcaaactcataaacatataCCATACCG GGAAAATAAGAATCTGACAGGCACTGCTCGATATGCTAGCGTGAACACTCATCTTGGCGTTG AACAAAGCAGAAGAGATGACTTGGAATCTCTTGGTTATGTACTCATGTATTTCCTAAGGGGAAG CCTTCCCTGGCAGGGCCTTAAAGCAGGGACGAAAAAGcagaaatatgataaaatcaGTGAAAAGAAGATGTTAACTCCTGTTGAG GTTCTTTGCAAGTCATATCCATCAGAATTTATATCATACTTCCATTATTGTCGATCATTGCGATTTGAAGACAAGCCAGATTATTCCTATCTGAAAAGGCTTTTCCGTGACTTATTTGTTAGAGAAG GCTATCAGTTCGACTATGTTTTTGACTGGACTATATTAAAGTATCCTCAGATTGGTTCCAGTTCCAGACAACGG TAG
- the LOC8258630 gene encoding casein kinase 1-like protein 10 isoform X7, which produces MDHIVGGKFKMGRKIGGGSFGELFLGVNVQNGEEVGIKLEPARTKHPQLHYESKIYMLLQGGTGVPHLKWFGVEGEYNIMVIDLLGPSLEDLFNYCNRKFSLKTVLMLADQLINRVEYMHSRGFLHRDIKPDNFLMGLGRKANQVYIIDYGLAKKYRDLQTHKHIPYRENKNLTGTARYASVNTHLGVEQSRRDDLESLGYVLMYFLRGSLPWQGLKAGTKKQKYDKISEKKMLTPVEVLCKSYPSEFISYFHYCRSLRFEDKPDYSYLKRLFRDLFVREGYQFDYVFDWTILKYPQIGSSSRQRSSGKTGLKPRQSFEQTEKAPAEVM; this is translated from the exons ATGGATCATATAGTTGGGGGCAAATTCAAAATGGGGCGAAAGATCGGCGGTGGATCCTTTGGAGAATTGTTCCTTG GGGTTAATGTACAGAATGGAGAAGAAGTTGGTATAAAGCTG gaACCTGCAAGGACCAAGCATCCCCAGCTTCAttatgaatctaaaatttacatGCTTCTTCAAGGAGGAA CGGGAGTTCCTCATCTCAAGTGGTTTGGTGTCGAGGGTGAGTACAATATCATGGTTATTGATCTTTTAGGCCCGAGTCTTGAAGACTTGTTCAATTATTGCAATCGGAAGTTCTCCTTGAAAACAGTGTTGATGCTTGCAGATCAATTg ATTAACAGAGTCGAGTATATGCACTCAAGGGGTTTTCTTCACCGTGATATAAAGCCTGACAACTTTCTAATGGGTTTAGGACGCAAAGCCAATCAG GTTTACATCATCGATTATGGTCTTGCGAAAAAGTACAGGGATCTtcaaactcataaacatataCCATACCG GGAAAATAAGAATCTGACAGGCACTGCTCGATATGCTAGCGTGAACACTCATCTTGGCGTTG AACAAAGCAGAAGAGATGACTTGGAATCTCTTGGTTATGTACTCATGTATTTCCTAAGGGGAAG CCTTCCCTGGCAGGGCCTTAAAGCAGGGACGAAAAAGcagaaatatgataaaatcaGTGAAAAGAAGATGTTAACTCCTGTTGAG GTTCTTTGCAAGTCATATCCATCAGAATTTATATCATACTTCCATTATTGTCGATCATTGCGATTTGAAGACAAGCCAGATTATTCCTATCTGAAAAGGCTTTTCCGTGACTTATTTGTTAGAGAAG GCTATCAGTTCGACTATGTTTTTGACTGGACTATATTAAAGTATCCTCAGATTGGTTCCAGTTCCAGACAACGG TCTAGTGGGAAAACTGGTTTAAAACCTCGGCAATCTTTTGAACAAACAGAAAAGGCCCCAG CTGAAGTAATGTAG